A single window of Pirellulales bacterium DNA harbors:
- a CDS encoding aminodeoxychorismate/anthranilate synthase component II, with the protein MILLIDNYDSFTYNLVQRLGEIDAGLDLEVHRNDQITLDEIARRRPSHIIISPGPCTPREAGVSCDVITRFAPQVPILGVCLGHQSIGHAFGAQIVRAKRLMHGKTDLIEHDGRGLFAGLENPFQATRYHSLVIQPGTLSDDFDVSAWCDAPDGSREIMGVRHRRYPLEGVQFHPESFLTHCGSDILRNFLVPLAVQ; encoded by the coding sequence ATGATCCTGCTGATCGACAACTACGACTCCTTCACCTACAACCTCGTGCAGCGGCTGGGCGAGATCGATGCGGGCCTGGATCTGGAGGTGCATCGCAACGATCAGATCACGCTCGACGAGATTGCCCGGCGACGGCCGTCGCACATCATCATTTCGCCGGGCCCCTGCACGCCGCGCGAGGCGGGCGTCTCGTGCGACGTGATCACCCGCTTCGCCCCGCAGGTCCCCATTCTCGGCGTCTGCCTCGGTCATCAGTCGATCGGCCATGCCTTCGGGGCACAAATCGTGCGGGCCAAGCGGCTGATGCACGGCAAGACCGACCTGATCGAGCATGACGGCCGCGGGTTGTTCGCCGGCCTGGAGAATCCGTTCCAGGCGACGCGCTATCACAGCCTGGTGATTCAGCCCGGCACGCTCAGCGACGACTTCGATGTCTCGGCCTGGTGCGACGCCCCCGACGGCAGCCGTGAGATCATGGGCGTCCGCCACCGGCGTTATCCGCTGGAAGGCGTGCAGTTTCACCCCGAAAGCTTTTTGACCCACTGCGGCAGCGACATCCTGCGGAATTTTTTGGTGCCGCTTGCGGTTCAATAG
- a CDS encoding nitrate/nitrite transporter, whose translation MHLREFRRAGHWPTLLAAFLYFDVSFMVWVLIGALANSIVPDFRLSAAERGLLVAVPILGGALLRLVLGYMTDRIGARRTALAGMTLTVIPLLLAWLAANSFGALLIVGLMLGVAGASFAAALPLASRWYPPQYQGLAMGIAGAGNSGTALATFFGPRLAEAIGWHAVFGLAIVPLVAVLAFFVLAAKDSPTQPPPQTLTDYAAVARQPDLWWFCLFYAVTFGGFVGLASFLNIFFHDQYGLSKAAAGGFATLCVVAGSFLRPAGGYLADRIGGVHLLTLLYLGVGTLLLGLATSPPLAGGTLLMFAVMGMLGMGNGAVFQLVPQRFCKQIGTVTGLVGAAGGLGGFLLPTLLGSVKQQTGQFAGGFFLFSLTAFATAIALVCVSRAWEGLFIGKGGLAASRVNSPTLSVVD comes from the coding sequence ATGCACCTTCGTGAATTCCGCCGGGCCGGCCATTGGCCGACGCTGCTGGCCGCTTTCCTCTACTTCGATGTCAGCTTCATGGTCTGGGTGCTCATCGGCGCGCTGGCCAATTCGATCGTGCCCGACTTTCGCCTCTCGGCCGCCGAGCGCGGATTGCTGGTCGCCGTGCCGATCCTTGGCGGCGCTCTCTTGCGGCTGGTGCTGGGATACATGACCGACCGCATCGGGGCCCGGCGGACGGCGCTGGCGGGCATGACCTTGACCGTCATTCCGCTGTTGCTCGCCTGGTTGGCGGCGAACAGCTTTGGCGCGCTGCTCATCGTCGGACTGATGCTGGGCGTGGCTGGAGCAAGTTTCGCCGCCGCACTGCCCTTGGCCAGCCGCTGGTATCCGCCGCAATATCAGGGCCTGGCGATGGGCATCGCCGGCGCCGGCAATAGCGGCACGGCCTTGGCCACGTTTTTCGGCCCGCGGCTGGCGGAAGCGATCGGCTGGCACGCGGTGTTTGGTCTGGCCATCGTGCCGCTCGTCGCGGTGCTGGCCTTTTTCGTGTTGGCCGCCAAAGACAGTCCCACGCAGCCGCCGCCGCAGACGTTGACGGATTATGCGGCAGTCGCGCGCCAGCCCGACCTGTGGTGGTTCTGCCTTTTTTACGCCGTGACGTTCGGCGGCTTTGTGGGACTGGCGAGCTTCCTGAACATTTTCTTTCACGATCAATATGGTCTGTCGAAAGCGGCCGCCGGCGGCTTCGCCACGCTGTGCGTGGTGGCCGGTTCGTTTTTGCGGCCCGCCGGAGGTTATCTGGCCGACCGCATCGGCGGTGTCCACCTGCTGACGCTCCTCTATCTCGGCGTGGGCACGCTGTTGCTGGGATTGGCCACGTCGCCGCCGCTGGCGGGCGGCACGCTGCTGATGTTCGCCGTCATGGGAATGCTGGGCATGGGCAACGGCGCGGTGTTTCAGCTTGTGCCGCAACGTTTCTGCAAACAGATCGGCACCGTCACCGGCCTGGTCGGCGCGGCGGGCGGCCTGGGCGGCTTTCTGCTGCCCACGTTGTTGGGCAGTGTAAAGCAACAGACGGGCCAGTTTGCCGGCGGCTTCTTTCTCTTCTCGTTGACCGCCTTTGCCACCGCGATTGCGTTGGTTTGCGTCAGCCGCGCGTGGGAAGGCCTCTTCATCGGCAAGGGCGGCCTGGCAGCATCGCGCGTCAACTCACCTACTTTGTCCGTCGTCGATTGA